ttatttattaaaaaaaaaatagctgaaagtattgatgagaaacatcccacatcggatatataagaattaatctactactatataaagggttagggccaatccactcattgccaattggttttgagttggaagcccataataaacccgaatctaacatggtatcaaagCGATAAGATCCTTTGACCTAatttactactactactactgtACCGATGTTGGGCCCTCTGTGGATGTTATTCCCACATTGTCCACGCTTCAGACCTAGATGTCTGAGCGTGAGGGAGGGTATTGATGAGAAACATCCCACATCGgatatataagaattaatctactactatataaagggttagggccaatccactcattgccaattggttttaagttggaagcccataataaacccgaatctaacagAAAGAAATTAAAGTAAAAACTTATCAAGCGCACTGAGTGGACACAATATAAATACTCACATAGACCAAAGCTAAATTCTCTCAAGAAACAaagtaaaagaaagaaagaaaaagaacaaagagaaaaacATATTATTCTCCTCAGAGTAGATTCTCAACTTCTCTACATGAATCTAAACTGAGAATTCAATTGGTCTCTTCTTCTCATAGAGATCACACCTTCtttgttagtttttattttccttCTTGTTCGGTTCTTCTCTTCACCAATGGATTCTTTTACTACTCAGAAAACTAAACCAAGAAAGACAAAGAGGCTTGCCAAAAAGTCTCGTGTTCAGATAATCTTGGATATTGTTTCTCGGACGATCGAGACAATTGTTGTTCTGGTTACGGTTTCTAAGCTCTGCTACCAGCTCGTTGTCACGTTTCATGATTCTGGTGTCGCCGCGGTTATTCTCGCAAACCGTAATCTCGCGTTTGTCGTAGGAAACGCTATAGTCATCACTCTTCTCGCGAATTCCGGCCTTCTCTTGAATCAAAAAGCTGTTCCGAAGTACAAAAGCAACGATCTTTACGTGGAGTTTGTTCAGGAGAGCTCAAGGAGAGATGGTGTTCCACGGCATGAGATGAGAAACAGAGGAAAACAGAGCGAAGCAGAGAAGGAGGCTAAAGAGAGCATAACCGAAACCAGACCAAAACAGAGTGAAGCAGAGGAAGAAACACAGAGCAAAGCTGAGAACATACCAAAACAGGGCATTTCCGATCAGGGAGAGGGACAGGTTGTAAttaagaagaagacaaagaagatcaTTTCTGAGAAGAGAGTGAAAATGAGCAAACCTGAGAAGCTAACAGAGCAGAGCACTTcagtgaagaagatggagaaagaAAGCATAGTTGAGCCTCAAGAGGAGAGGCAGCAAATACAGAGTTACCAACGAAGCAAGTCAGAGAATTTGGAGGGTTTAAAGAAGAGTTACTGTGGGAGATTAAAGAGATCGGAGACGGATGCCTCTTCTGAAAGAATTGATTCTGACGACGAACTCCGATTCAAGATCGAGTCTTTCATTGCCAAGCAGAGGAGAAATCAAAATGATGATTAGTTTGGTgtctatttagatttttttaaaatatattttaaattgcaACCAAATAACGATAGCTTCTGCAAATACCCTTCACGTTAAATTACCATGCTACGTTGCGGATTACCTTTGTGTCACCTTTGGAAAACAGAGTATTTTTTTCAACTATCGCCATGTGGTAGGTGAACCATTTTCAACAAGGTGTGCGTAGAGTATAACTTTTGGTTATCTCACCTAATTTCCCTTTTGTTTTAACGGAAACAAGTGTAACTATTTAGTTCTGTGGAGGTGGATACTTGTATGTGATTAGAGACCTATTTCATTTATCTAATGagttttgtagttttttttttgctttgtatAATTTGATAACTATGTAATGTTATCTACCATTTATTgtgtttttctcttcttcttcttttttgggaCAACTTTTTATCTTCAAAAACTATTTTGGAAGAATTTTTGTCGGTTACTAATTTGAAAAGGCAATAAAATCCATGGTGATGACTTATATAGCATAAGATAGGATTATCTTTATACAAAAACTTAAGAATACATATCATTTCCCTAATtgcttatatatttacaagtaaAAACCATTTATGGCCTCGTTTTCTTTTCAAATCTGGCATATATGACCAAATTTagactaatttaaaaaaaatattttgacagaAATATCAGTAACTAAAATGATTACTCTAATATAAGTCAAGCCAAAAAATTAatagcaaaaaagaaaaagctaaTTTATGCAATAATATTCAAGAGAAGGTAAAACCTTGTcaatgctctctctctctagatgtCTGAGCATGAGAGAGTTATgtcgatctctctctcttcttctctccttgGTTTGTTTTTTAATCAGCAGGTAAAAAAAAGGTGTtaaatgttttcttcttttttttctcaccTAAACACTTTGAATCTCACGGTTATGGAATCAAATCTTGCGACAgttcatacatttttttttttggatttgtagTCTTTAATCAATCACACAGAACGTTAgatttatgatatttttggcTTATATCAATTATCATAAGGTTAGGAAGATTGTTTGTCGTAATATGTTTGGAGATGAATGTAACATGTTCCACGACATTAACATCTACAAGAAGAATGTAACATGTTCACCGATTCAACAGGAATTTAATCATGGCGGATACAATAGTTGCTCATATTGATCAACAAAATAACCTAGGTAAGGTAAAGAAATTAACAATCCTTTTTTTTACAAGCAAGATGAATTGGTGAACCGTGTAAACTTTCAATTTTCAGAATTGTTGGACCGGGATGTGAATCCGTTGTTGGAGAGGAAATGGTACGTATATGGTGGAGTAGTGATGGCACTATTGATGTGGATAGTGGGAGTCATGAGGCTAACCAAGAACATGCCGAGGAGACTCGCCAAGGCCAATGTGTACCCAGATGGAGTGAGGGTTATGCCGACGCAGGAGTATATGGCGATGGCGAAGAAGATGGCTGATCTTGAGGAGAAATACGATTCCGTGGATGCTCAGGCTGTGGTTTCTCGGGAGAAGGAGAAGGTTCTCGACGCTGCACTTGGTTGTGTTGACCAGCTTCAGCTTCAGTTGTCCGAAACCAAGAAGGTGCTCTTTCTCTCACTGTTTTCTTGTTCTGTTTTGTGATTGCTCTTCTTTGTAGGCGCTGGACGAGACAATGACGCGGCAACATGAGATGATGGCTTTgatagagaagaaaaagaagaagaagaggaaggtaAGAAGAAGAACACATATTAAACAATTACACCTTAAGACTGATTACacacattttttttcatttacagTTCTTACTGAAAGGCTGCTTCGGAGGAGTATCTTCAGCCTCCAGCCTTTAGAAAGCAAATACACTTCAGTTTTCTGTAACTCCATGAAAAAGAGATACTGGAGAAGATGTAATTGTTCTGCTtaggactctctctctctctctttctcacttatTGGTTGTATAATTGTGTTCTCATTTCTTCTCTTattgtttagtttgttttattgatagaaAACTTATAAATGAGCAATTTGTCATGATCATCATTCATCAACATAAAAGAGAGAGAACTCTACTCTCTtaggaaaaacaaaagaatctCTCATCTCAATACAACTAATTTATCTTCTCCAACTACAAAAGGACTAATTAGTTTATACATATGGTCGTTACATATCACTTTTATAAGAATTCCAaaactcatcatcatcatcatctccctCATTATCCTCACATTCATCTCCTCCGTTATTCTCAATATCCCCACCGTCTGGTTCCTTAACGCCAGCTACTCCATCACCCGTCTCCTCAGACTTTGCTGGCTCCTCCTACACCACATCATATACAGACATCattttttagtttcttcttgAATGAAAACATTTAACAGATTTTGGCGCCAACTTGACAAAGAATATGATTCGAATGCTTACATTCTCAGGAACATCAGTAGTTGTCTCAGCCTCTTCTCcagcttctccttcttcttctcctgccCTTTCAGCTGGAGCTTCTTGCTGAAGCTTCTTAATCAGAGTATGGAAACGAGTAAGATCTACAAGAAGAAACACACAAACGTTCTTAATTTCTCTCTTGCTCAACAAAGAAACTAAATATAGAGAAAGGATCTATCACCTTTGGGGCGAGTTGATAAGGCATCATTAAGCTTCAATGGATTCCTTCGTTCTTCCAATTTGAACTTGAGTTTGATCTGTTGATGCGTTCTATCAGAAAACAATAGTTGTACCATCGATAGATCGCCTCCAAAATCTTGAATTCCCTtattaaccaaacaaaaaaacaagaaatatcTATAACGATTGTGAACAAAACAACATAATCTCCAGTAAAAAACACCCACGTTTAAATAACCAGTGAGATCAAAGTTGATTACCTCATAGAAGAGTTCTGTATCTTGCTTTGACCATCTCGTTCTCGGAGTCTTCTTCATATACGTTTGATAGTTCACCGGCGAGTCTGGTTTAACTAcgttattttcttgattttcagTCTCCAACATACCAAATTCATCCTCTTGGTCAAAACCTTGTGAATAATAATGGTTATCCTCCGATGCGTTCGTATTACTGCACATAACATACACTCCATCAGATGAAGAATACAAACTATCTTCTCTGAGATTAATGAATTATAGTGTACCTTTCTTGGGCGGGCGGCACAACAGGAGCTCCCTTTGCTTcctttttctgtatatattaACAAGAAGGAAAGATGAGGATCCAAGCAAACACAGAGCTCAAATGAAAGCATGTGTAGAGATAAAGAGTTGATTCTTACCTCCAACCATTCTCTATACTCAACAAGGCGAAGCATATCTTTAATGGGCAGAAATTTGATTTCATCATCCGGGGTTTCAAGCAATTCCTTCTCCACTAgaccaaacaagaaaacagtTTGTCAGATGCTATATTATAATTTCAGCTGTAGAGAATTTGGTTCGGCTAGTTTACATGTTCTGTTTCTCTTCTGACGACTTGAATGCTTGAACTTCTTCTTCTGGGGAGACTTATTTGGTTCTTCTTCACTAGTGGTTTTCTGCTTTCTAGCTCTCTTCGATTTTCCCTTTTTGCTTTCTCTTTCTGaccttgtttcttcttcttcttctactgtATTCCCCAAACCATTTCCTACTCCTATAACATGATCTTCGTGTTCCTCTCCGCCAGGAACCTGATCAAAAGTATTCAAAAAGCGGAGCCAACTCAAAACAGTGCGCCTGGGAAAGCTAAACCCAAATTGTCAAAACATTCTTTCTTACCGTATTCGTCACAATGACCATAACCTTAGACTGGTTAGCAGCCGTTGTATGATCAACAGAGTAATGAGACTCAGGTTCTTCAATCACAGCGTCTTGCAATCTAGGCTTTGGTTGGAACTTTCCAGTATGTTGCTCTACACAAGTAGAGACAGCATTATGTTTCGGTTACTAGATATATTTAACAGAATCAAAGCATATGAATTTCAAAATTCAATGCTTTAAAATTACCATATGCAGTGGTTATGCCTTCCTCCTGTACAATATTAAGAGTCTCCATGTTCCAATGACACTCTTCTTCCTgtaacaaaattgaaaaaacagttttaaatttaaagagTAGAAGAAGTGAGACACCAGCATAAAAAAAGAGAGTATTCATACATACCTCTGTTTGCATCCTTTGAGTTTGAGAATGAATAACTTCATCCGTTTCCTGAGTAACAAACGCTGCAGAATCTAGACTTTTGGGATCATCAGGAGGATTTGCAGGTGCCGCCTCTTTGCCATTATCACATCTCTTTCCCTCGCAATTTACGTTAGAACAAGGACGAAGAACAGAAAGCACTTCTGAGAATACATTctgaaagaaacaagaaaaacgATTTGCATAATGGAAAAACATATAGCAGAGACactaaaaagaaaattcaaaaggtAGAAAGAAAACGACCTTACCTCTTTAGAGATTGTTCCAACGGTGGATTGGTCAATGAGTCCACCACTATCAGGGACAATAGTTGAAACATCTGCAAAACAGAATCCCAAATCTTAAGATATTTTTGaacaacatataaaataaaagttggCTGAAAGAGGGAAGAAACAAAACCATGTAGAGAAACAGGATCTTGGCTTTGTGTTGTTGAGAGTATTTCACTGGGAAGAAGGGTAGAGAGTGTTGTTGGTTGGGAGGTTGAAAGAGAGAGATGCTTCTTCTTGGGATGTGGTCTACCTTTCGGTTTAAACTTTGCACCAGCCCTAGCTATTAAATTCATATGTTTCAGccaaaatgatttaaaaaaagagagagtaatGAAagtggataaaaggaaataaaaagcaATTACCAGCTGGTGCAGCAGCAGGTTGATCATCGAAGTCTAAATCCATTTGACTTTGATTTGTCCCTCTTCAACACAAAAAACAGATAAAGTATGAATGACACAAGGCAAAAGTGTTGGTATGTCGATCAGCATCATGAAAACTAAAGCTTATCCATCGAAACTAACCAAATGGATTCAACAGAGAGAGCAAAGGAGGCAACTTTACAGCGGACCTGCAAAATCGGATTccaagagaaaaagaaaaacaaaatgagTTCTTCCATCTAAAGAAACAAACACATTgattgtcacaaaaaaaaaaagaaaaaagagtttTTCAGCAAAGCCCACGAACCCTTGTTATCGCAGGAAAACCCCTTTTCTGATTAATCTCTTAACAATTGGGGATAATTGTCAAGTAGACGAAAACCAGAAATAGGATATACGTTAATGAACTTACGGAGTGGGTCGCCGGAGAAACTCTGAGTGTGgataagattagggttttaggtgtgaagaagatgaacaagAAGAAGGGGGGGGGGCGGTGAGATTGATTTACAAAACGTCACCGCTTCGAAACAGAACCTGCCCACTTAAAAACCCGCGaaattttaacaataaaaagGCTG
This genomic interval from Brassica napus cultivar Da-Ae chromosome A6, Da-Ae, whole genome shotgun sequence contains the following:
- the LOC106349504 gene encoding uncharacterized protein LOC106349504, producing the protein MDSFTTQKTKPRKTKRLAKKSRVQIILDIVSRTIETIVVLVTVSKLCYQLVVTFHDSGVAAVILANRNLAFVVGNAIVITLLANSGLLLNQKAVPKYKSNDLYVEFVQESSRRDGVPRHEMRNRGKQSEAEKEAKESITETRPKQSEAEEETQSKAENIPKQGISDQGEGQVVIKKKTKKIISEKRVKMSKPEKLTEQSTSVKKMEKESIVEPQEERQQIQSYQRSKSENLEGLKKSYCGRLKRSETDASSERIDSDDELRFKIESFIAKQRRNQNDD
- the LOC106349503 gene encoding phosphatidylinositol/phosphatidylcholine transfer protein SFH2-like isoform X1, whose amino-acid sequence is MLSLSRCLSMRELCRSLSLLLSLVCFLISRNLIMADTIVAHIDQQNNLELLDRDVNPLLERKWYVYGGVVMALLMWIVGVMRLTKNMPRRLAKANVYPDGVRVMPTQEYMAMAKKMADLEEKYDSVDAQAVVSREKEKVLDAALGCVDQLQLQLSETKKALDETMTRQHEMMALIEKKKKKKRKVRRRTHIKQLHLKTDYTHFFSFTVLTERLLRRSIFSLQPLESKYTSVFCNSMKKRYWRRCNCSA
- the LOC106349503 gene encoding phosphatidylinositol/phosphatidylcholine transfer protein SFH2-like isoform X2; amino-acid sequence: MADTIVAHIDQQNNLELLDRDVNPLLERKWYVYGGVVMALLMWIVGVMRLTKNMPRRLAKANVYPDGVRVMPTQEYMAMAKKMADLEEKYDSVDAQAVVSREKEKVLDAALGCVDQLQLQLSETKKALDETMTRQHEMMALIEKKKKKKRKVRRRTHIKQLHLKTDYTHFFSFTVLTERLLRRSIFSLQPLESKYTSVFCNSMKKRYWRRCNCSA
- the LOC125575824 gene encoding uncharacterized protein LOC125575824 → MDLDFDDQPAAAPAARAGAKFKPKGRPHPKKKHLSLSTSQPTTLSTLLPSEILSTTQSQDPVSLHDVSTIVPDSGGLIDQSTVGTISKENVFSEVLSVLRPCSNVNCEGKRCDNGKEAAPANPPDDPKSLDSAAFVTQETDEVIHSQTQRMQTEEEECHWNMETLNIVQEEGITTAYEQHTGKFQPKPRLQDAVIEEPESHYSVDHTTAANQSKVMVIVTNTVPGGEEHEDHVIGVGNGLGNTVEEEEETRSERESKKGKSKRARKQKTTSEEEPNKSPQKKKFKHSSRQKRNRTLEKELLETPDDEIKFLPIKDMLRLVEYREWLEKKEAKGAPVVPPAQESNTNASEDNHYYSQGFDQEDEFGMLETENQENNVVKPDSPVNYQTYMKKTPRTRWSKQDTELFYEGIQDFGGDLSMVQLLFSDRTHQQIKLKFKLEERRNPLKLNDALSTRPKDLTRFHTLIKKLQQEAPAERAGEEEGEAGEEAETTTDVPENEEPAKSEETGDGVAGVKEPDGGDIENNGGDECEDNEGDDDDDEFWNSYKSDM